ATGCTGATAACCACAAAGGCCTgacaggggaaactgaggcacttcAAGGTGAGGTAATTTGTCCAAAGTCACAGTCAGAGTCCCTACAGAGCCAGAAATGCTGCACTGGTCTCTTGGCTTCTACTTAGCTCTGAACATTGAGCCGAGTTCCTTTCCGAGCCCAAATATCAGAGGCGCTGCAGAGCATCGATTTCccagaaggaaatgagagaaagctGTCACTGGCAACAGAAAAACATGGACATTGTGTAGGCAAATCCAGACAGTAAGGGCCATGCAGACAAAGGAGGAACACAGTGAAGGTATCAACCAAGCAGAGCTTCATAATCCACATACCACACCAGCTGCCCAGAGCTGGGGCTGACACCTGAAACAGGCCATTTCCTTGGATCATGGCCCACCCTGCTGAGCAGCATGGTGATGTCGTGCTTGCCCTTCCCCAAAACCAGTACAAACACCCGCCTGGCCTTGTTGATGAGGGGCAGGCTAAGGCTCATCCGTTGGTGAGGTTTGACAGGGCTTTCAGTCAGCACCACAGCCTGAGACCCCTCCAAGCCATTTTCAGATCGGGGAAAGAGCGAAGCAGTGTGCCCATCAGTGCCCACCCCCAGAAGCACCAGGTCAAAGCTGGCATTGGCCACCAGGGCCATGATCTCCTTGGCATACAGCTCTGTGCCTCTGTCCTCCTCCACACAGAGCCGCTGGTTCAGGTGCACAGGCATGGGGTGGATGTTGAAGTAGGGCACTCTGACACTCTGGAGGAGGTGGCTGTGCAAGCTGAAGAAGTTGGACTCTGTGTCAGTAAGAGGAACACAGCGTTCATCTACCAGCCAGATGTGGGTGTGCCTCCATGGGAAGGCATAATGGTGTCTTGCCAGCCGCTGGAATAGGACCACGGGGCTTGAGCCACCTGAGAGGGCCAGGTGGAACTGTCCAGAGTGTGCCACAGTCCTGCTTGCTGTCTTCTCGATGTCAGTAGCCAGCTGGAAAATCAGATCCTCAGACCATGCCGAGACCAGGGGATTTTGCCGAAATTTGGACTGGATCATCCTGTAATCACTTGGCATCAGCCTGTTGGGGTTCAGCAGTTCCACTGGCACTGCCAGTGTGAATGCCACTTCGCCACTCACCATTTCAAAGTCTAAGAGGTGCTGATTCTCCACACCCCCAGGGTAGAGGCGCAAGGACTGGTGGGAAATGCTACCCAGTAGTGGTGTCCAGAATCCCCAGGAGGCCAGCAGACTCTCGGTGGCAATGAAGAAGTCCTTCCTGCCATGGTAGATGTTGGAGATGAGGACAGAATATGCATCTCTCTCTTTCACAGGAGTGTAGACATAGTAATCAGACAATGGTTGTCCAAAAACATGCAGGTCTGGCTGATCCATTGCTTCTCTCCAACTGCCTTTCGGCATGATGGGCTTGAAAAGGTTCCTGCTCACAAGCACCGCAGGGGTGTTGAGTGCACCGTGCCCAATGTAGAAGATGATCTGCTTGGCTTTACATTGGCTGTGCCCTGCATCCCTCAGAGTCTCACTCTGAGTGCAGTAGGCTCGGTTCTTGAAGAGAACACGAACATAACCTATGCGTTCATCCAGAGCTTTCCCAGaagtgaggaggaaagggaCTCCTTCCCAACGCAGGTTGTCACTGTGAATCAGCACACCTGAAATGACAGCTACCAAATTAAACCTGGACAACAAGCAGATTTGAGTGGAATCTCTATCACCTATCCATCATTCTTCTCCCTGAGCTCCTAGAAATCTTGGTATCCACTGTGTCTCTTGC
This genomic stretch from Cuculus canorus isolate bCucCan1 chromosome 21, bCucCan1.pri, whole genome shotgun sequence harbors:
- the H6PD gene encoding GDH/6PGL endoplasmic bifunctional protein isoform X2; the protein is MLGRVLCTMLFMGALPSLADASQGHISVVLLGATGDLAKKYLWQGLFQLYMDQVSSGHSFTFHGAALTALEPGQRLMFDVLKKLACPPDESPNRCAVLKDQFLKLSQYHQLKTAENYTALNREIEMLLGQEGLKEAGRIFYFSVPPFAYTEIAHHINSSCRPPPGAWLRVVLEKPFGHDLESAQQLAAELTNFFREEEMYRVDHYLGKQVVAHILPFRDENRQFLDPIWNQHHVERVEIVLKETVDAKGRTSFYEQYGVIRDVLQNHLTEALMFLTMELPDNVSRAEEVLQCKLQAFQSLRRLEKNSAVLGQYQAYASQVQEELQKAQDYISTTPTFAGVLIHSDNLRWEGVPFLLTSGKALDERIGYVRVLFKNRAYCTQSETLRDAGHSQCKAKQIIFYIGHGALNTPAVLVSRNLFKPIMPKGSWREAMDQPDLHVFGQPLSDYYVYTPVKERDAYSVLISNIYHGRKDFFIATESLLASWGFWTPLLGSISHQSLRLYPGGVENQHLLDFEMVSGEVAFTLAVPVELLNPNRLMPSDYRMIQSKFRQNPLVSAWSEDLIFQLATDIEKTASRTVAHSGQFHLALSGGSSPVVLFQRLARHHYAFPWRHTHIWLVDERCVPLTDTESNFFSLHSHLLQSVRVPYFNIHPMPVHLNQRLCVEEDRGTELYAKEIMALVANASFDLVLLGVGTDGHTASLFPRSENGLEGSQAVVLTESPVKPHQRMSLSLPLINKARRVFVLVLGKGKHDITMLLSRVGHDPRKWPVSGVSPSSGQLVWYVDYEALLG
- the H6PD gene encoding GDH/6PGL endoplasmic bifunctional protein isoform X1, coding for MLGRVLCTMLFMGALPSLADASQGHISVVLLGATGDLAKKYLWQGLFQLYMDQVSSGHSFTFHGAALTALEPGQRLMFDVLKKLACPPDESPNRCAVLKDQFLKLSQYHQLKTAENYTALNREIEMLLGQEGLKEAGRIFYFSVPPFAYTEIAHHINSSCRPPPGAWLRVVLEKPFGHDLESAQQLAAELTNFFREEEMYRVDHYLGKQVVAHILPFRDENRQFLDPIWNQHHVERVEIVLKETVDAKGRTSFYEQYGVIRDVLQNHLTEALMFLTMELPDNVSRAEEVLQCKLQAFQSLRRLEKNSAVLGQYQAYASQVQEELQKAQDYISTTPTFAAVISGVLIHSDNLRWEGVPFLLTSGKALDERIGYVRVLFKNRAYCTQSETLRDAGHSQCKAKQIIFYIGHGALNTPAVLVSRNLFKPIMPKGSWREAMDQPDLHVFGQPLSDYYVYTPVKERDAYSVLISNIYHGRKDFFIATESLLASWGFWTPLLGSISHQSLRLYPGGVENQHLLDFEMVSGEVAFTLAVPVELLNPNRLMPSDYRMIQSKFRQNPLVSAWSEDLIFQLATDIEKTASRTVAHSGQFHLALSGGSSPVVLFQRLARHHYAFPWRHTHIWLVDERCVPLTDTESNFFSLHSHLLQSVRVPYFNIHPMPVHLNQRLCVEEDRGTELYAKEIMALVANASFDLVLLGVGTDGHTASLFPRSENGLEGSQAVVLTESPVKPHQRMSLSLPLINKARRVFVLVLGKGKHDITMLLSRVGHDPRKWPVSGVSPSSGQLVWYVDYEALLG